ATAGTACAATTCAATCCCTTATATAGCGTAATTTAATGTATTATAATTATGCTTGAGCCACTGCGTCTTTAAGTGTTTTACCGATTTTGAATTTCGGTGCAGTGTGCGCAGCTTTTTTATAAGTTTTGTTTGTACCAGGTACTGTACCAGATTTTTCAGCTACTTCTACTGTTGAGAACGTTCCGAAACCAACAAGTGATACGCTATCTTTCTTTACTAGTGCTTCTGTTACAGATTCGATAAAAGCTTTTACAGCTCTCTCTGCTGCAGCTTTACTTTCAAATTCACCATTTTTTTGTACCATTTCTACAAATTCAGCTTTTGTCATACTTCTTCCTTTATTTTTAAGATGTGAAATCATTATATCACATTTTATTCTTAAATATTGCTAAATAAATCTCAAAAATGCCCTAAATTAGGGTCTCACAGAGCATTTTAGTTCATTTTTCATCGTAAAAAAAAACTTTTTTGATAAAAAGCTATTAAAAGTTATTAATATTTTATTTTATATTAGTAGTTTAAAAATATTAATATAAGAGTCATATGAGAGTTTAATTACTGGTATAAATAGATATCTGAAAACAAAATACAAGTAGTAATTCAATGAGGTATTAAAATAAACTAAAAATTACTTGAAGACAACACTTCTATTTCTTCCATTAGTTTTTGCCTCATAAAGAGCTTTATCTGCTTGTTCTATTGCTGTTTCAATATTATATTGTTCTTCTAGATTTACCATACCAGCAGATATCGTTACCCTAATATATTCGTCATTATGATCGTGAGTCTGATAATTTTCTATTCCGGTCCGAATACGCTCTATAATAGAAAAAGCCGTATCGATATTCGTATGTGGCATCATAATTAAAAATTCTTCACCACCATATCTATAGATGCTATCATAAGGACGTAAGTGTTGTAGAATATAACTCGCTAAATTTGAAAGAACCAAGTCACCTGTAGGGTGTCCATAATTATCGTTGACTTGTTTAAAATGGTCTATATCTACTATAGCAATTACAGTTGTTTCCAGATGTCGTTTTATAAACGTCATCTGTTTACGTAAATCGCTCAGCATGCTAACCC
This is a stretch of genomic DNA from Sulfurovum zhangzhouensis. It encodes these proteins:
- a CDS encoding HU family DNA-binding protein, producing MTKAEFVEMVQKNGEFESKAAAERAVKAFIESVTEALVKKDSVSLVGFGTFSTVEVAEKSGTVPGTNKTYKKAAHTAPKFKIGKTLKDAVAQA
- a CDS encoding diguanylate cyclase; this translates as MYRIDREKLQAIIREIDQAIYNHGHWYQNLIRSIVCRLPFDERDIHEDAHHQCPFGQWYYSCDNKEIKKNMTFISIREEHKLTHNLARKLLLAASVEEIILPIDYDNFSNSVERLRLNLQALKYELEETLYNRDPLTGVKNRVSMLSDLRKQMTFIKRHLETTVIAIVDIDHFKQVNDNYGHPTGDLVLSNLASYILQHLRPYDSIYRYGGEEFLIMMPHTNIDTAFSIIERIRTGIENYQTHDHNDEYIRVTISAGMVNLEEQYNIETAIEQADKALYEAKTNGRNRSVVFK